The proteins below are encoded in one region of Pseudoduganella armeniaca:
- the otnI gene encoding 2-oxo-tetronate isomerase encodes MPRFAANLSMLFTEHSFLDRFAAARDAGFEGVEFLFPYEYDPDDIARRLEENGLQLALHNLPPGDWERGDRGNACDPRRMSEFRASVQMALRYATRLNVPYVHCMAGILPPGLPSRRAREAYIVNLQYAAELFAPHGIGVLIEPINGFDMPGYFLQRSADALDIIAACARPNVYLQYDIYHMHRMEEPLEDSLRACLPSIRHVQLADAPGRHEPGTGQIDYPSLLRLLDQLGYDGWVGCEYRPRDNTVAGLGWRGAV; translated from the coding sequence ATGCCCCGCTTTGCCGCCAATCTGTCCATGCTGTTTACCGAGCACAGCTTCCTCGACCGTTTTGCCGCCGCCCGCGACGCCGGCTTCGAGGGTGTCGAATTCCTGTTCCCCTACGAATACGATCCCGACGACATCGCGCGCCGGCTGGAAGAGAACGGCCTGCAACTGGCCCTGCACAACCTGCCGCCGGGCGACTGGGAGCGCGGCGATCGCGGCAACGCCTGCGATCCGCGCCGCATGAGCGAATTTCGCGCCAGCGTGCAGATGGCGCTGCGCTATGCCACCCGGCTGAACGTGCCGTACGTGCATTGCATGGCCGGGATCCTGCCGCCCGGCCTGCCGTCGCGGCGCGCGCGCGAGGCCTACATCGTCAACCTGCAGTACGCGGCCGAGCTGTTCGCGCCGCACGGCATCGGTGTGCTGATCGAGCCGATCAACGGTTTCGACATGCCCGGCTACTTCCTGCAGCGCAGCGCCGACGCGCTCGACATCATCGCCGCCTGTGCCCGGCCCAACGTGTATCTCCAATACGACATCTATCACATGCACCGGATGGAGGAGCCGCTGGAGGACAGCCTGCGCGCCTGCTTGCCGTCGATCCGTCACGTCCAGCTGGCCGATGCCCCGGGACGGCACGAGCCCGGCACGGGCCAGATCGACTACCCATCGCTGCTGCGCCTGCTCGACCAACTCGGTTACGACGGCTGGGTCGGCTGCGAATACCGGCCGCGCGACAACACGGTGGCGGGATTGGGCTGGCGCGGCGCCGTATAA
- a CDS encoding DEAD/DEAH box helicase: MSFSQLGLSDAIVRAVTETGYTAPTPIQSQAVPAVLNGGDLLAGAQTGTGKTAGFTLPVLHRLSTDAFGAKLTNNTSPRPIRALILTPTRELAAQVEESVKVYGKYTKLNSAVIFGGVSINPQIKLLKHGVDILVATPGRLLDHMQQGTVNLDKVEILILDEADRMLDMGFIRDIRKVLAALPPKRQNLLFSATFSDEIKALADGLLNNPATIEVARRNSTVEIIAQKIHPVDRDKKHPMLSHLIRTHKWTQVLVFTRTKHGANKLVEQLGADGIGAMAIHGNKSQSARTRALSEFKDGTLQVLVATDIAARGIDIDQLPHVVNYDLPNVPEDYVHRIGRTGRAGATGEAVSLVCVDEHDMLKDIEKLIKQTLPREVIPGFEPDPNARAQPIQLRSGTGHHRNPRPGGGNGGGGRGKPGGGNAQPRAAAGNGGGQRSGAGGGGRSGGTAARSGGGQRSGAPAQARTGGGRGR, encoded by the coding sequence ATGTCCTTCTCTCAACTTGGCTTGTCCGACGCGATCGTGCGTGCCGTTACCGAAACGGGCTACACGGCGCCCACGCCGATCCAGAGCCAGGCTGTTCCAGCCGTGCTGAACGGCGGCGACCTGCTGGCCGGCGCGCAGACCGGCACCGGCAAGACGGCCGGCTTCACGCTGCCCGTGCTGCACCGCCTGTCCACCGACGCCTTCGGCGCGAAGCTGACCAACAACACGTCGCCCCGTCCCATCCGCGCCCTGATCCTGACGCCTACCCGCGAACTGGCGGCCCAGGTCGAGGAAAGCGTCAAGGTGTACGGCAAATACACGAAGCTCAATTCCGCCGTGATCTTCGGCGGCGTCAGCATCAATCCCCAGATCAAGCTGCTCAAGCATGGCGTCGACATCCTGGTCGCCACCCCGGGCCGCCTGCTGGACCATATGCAGCAAGGCACGGTCAACCTCGACAAGGTCGAGATCCTGATCCTGGACGAAGCCGACCGCATGCTGGACATGGGCTTCATCCGCGACATCCGCAAGGTGCTGGCCGCCCTGCCGCCGAAGCGCCAGAACCTGCTATTCTCGGCCACGTTCTCCGACGAGATCAAGGCGCTGGCCGACGGCCTGCTGAACAATCCTGCCACGATCGAAGTGGCGCGCCGCAATTCCACCGTCGAGATCATCGCCCAGAAGATCCACCCGGTCGACCGCGACAAGAAGCACCCGATGCTGTCGCACCTGATCCGCACGCACAAGTGGACCCAGGTGCTGGTGTTCACCCGCACCAAGCACGGCGCCAATAAGCTGGTCGAACAGCTGGGCGCGGACGGCATCGGCGCGATGGCGATCCACGGCAACAAGAGCCAGTCGGCCCGCACGCGTGCGCTGAGCGAGTTCAAGGACGGCACGCTGCAGGTGCTGGTCGCGACCGACATCGCCGCGCGCGGCATCGATATCGACCAGCTGCCGCACGTGGTCAACTACGACCTGCCGAACGTGCCGGAAGACTACGTGCACCGGATCGGCCGCACCGGCCGCGCTGGCGCCACGGGCGAGGCGGTGTCGCTGGTCTGCGTGGACGAGCACGACATGCTGAAGGACATCGAGAAGCTCATCAAGCAAACGCTGCCGCGTGAAGTGATCCCGGGCTTCGAGCCGGATCCGAACGCGCGCGCCCAGCCGATCCAGCTGCGCAGCGGCACCGGCCACCACCGCAATCCCCGCCCAGGCGGCGGCAACGGCGGCGGCGGTCGCGGCAAGCCCGGCGGCGGCAACGCCCAGCCTCGCGCCGCGGCCGGTAACGGCGGCGGCCAGCGTTCCGGCGCCGGTGGCGGCGGTCGCAGCGGCGGCACCGCCGCGCGCAGCGGTGGCGGCCAGCGTTCCGGCGCGCCCGCCCAGGCCCGCACGGGCGGCGGCCGCGGCCGCTGA
- a CDS encoding inositol monophosphatase family protein, whose protein sequence is MLNTAVKAARRGAAVINRASFDLDRVTVTEKQHNDFVTDVDQAAEQAIIEVLQKAYPDHAFLCEESGTTGNVNDESEFVWVIDPLDGTTNFMHGFPQYAVSIALQQRGVITLGLVYDPVANDLFTAEKGAGAYLNEKRIRVRKQDRISGALLGTGYKNGSPKALDEYLKMYGIMAERCHGVRRAGSAALDLAYVACGRLDGFYEKNLQPWDIAAGSLLVTEAGGIAGEFNGESNYMATGHIIAASPRVFGQMVPLLAEFA, encoded by the coding sequence ATGCTCAACACGGCCGTCAAGGCCGCCCGTCGCGGCGCCGCCGTCATCAACCGCGCATCGTTCGACCTGGACCGGGTCACTGTCACCGAAAAACAACACAACGACTTCGTGACGGACGTCGACCAGGCCGCCGAGCAGGCCATCATCGAAGTCTTGCAAAAAGCTTATCCCGACCATGCCTTCCTGTGCGAGGAATCCGGCACCACGGGCAACGTGAACGACGAGAGTGAATTCGTGTGGGTCATCGACCCGCTGGACGGCACCACCAACTTCATGCACGGCTTCCCACAATATGCGGTGTCGATCGCGCTGCAGCAGCGCGGCGTCATCACGCTGGGCCTGGTCTACGACCCGGTCGCCAACGACCTGTTTACCGCCGAGAAAGGCGCCGGCGCCTACCTGAACGAGAAGCGTATCCGCGTGCGCAAGCAGGACCGTATCAGCGGCGCCCTGCTGGGCACGGGCTACAAGAACGGCAGCCCGAAGGCGCTGGACGAATACCTGAAGATGTACGGCATCATGGCCGAGCGTTGCCACGGCGTGCGCCGCGCCGGTTCGGCCGCGCTGGACCTGGCCTACGTCGCCTGCGGCCGCCTGGACGGCTTCTATGAAAAGAACCTGCAGCCATGGGACATCGCAGCCGGTTCCCTGCTGGTGACGGAAGCGGGCGGCATCGCCGGCGAGTTCAACGGCGAATCGAACTATATGGCTACCGGCCACATCATCGCGGCCAGCCCGCGCGTGTTCGGCCAGATGGTCCCGCTGCTGGCCGAATTCGCTTGA